The Cutaneotrichosporon cavernicola HIS019 DNA, chromosome: 3 region GCCGACGGTGGCGCCACGGCTCCGAAAGATACACGGCGCGCTCGGACCAAGTTATCGGGTTCTCAGAGGTTCTCACATGGGTCAGCAGGAATGTGGTGACAAGACGGGCTTGGCCGCGATAAACGGCAGCAGGAGGAATGTGACAGAAGAGTTTGAGATAGCACAAGGGTACCGAGATAACGGAATGTAGATCAGAGAGATGAGAGCAGAGTTGGAGCAACGCAACACAGTCAGCAGACCACCACGCAGTGACGCCCACGGCGCTCCAGCAACGGACACGTCCCTCTCTCCATGCTTGCATCTAAGTGAATCCAAGCTACAGCCTGCCGCTGCCTCCAGCTACAGCCTGCCGCTGCCTCCAGAGCCTACAGAGCTGGCGTCTGGATCCGTGACGATAAGGCGTACACCACACCCTCGTATCTTTTAATAAGCGTACACCACACTCCCGACCAGCCCCGCACACGCAAATCCAACCCATTCATACATCCAGCATGACCGAATTCAAACCAGGAAAAACTACAACACCATGCTATAATCAGACGCGAAAAGTAGCGCTTAGGCGGACGGCAGAGCCTTGGGCGAGGTctggggcgaggagaagaggttGCTAAAGtgcttggcctccttggcgatGTGGTCGTGCATCTTGTACTCGTTCATCTCGTTGACGGTAAGCTTGCCCTCCTTTGCAGCGAGAGCGGCGTCGGGAGCCGAGAGCGAAGTGAAGCCAATACGCTCATTGAGGTTCTCGGTAGCGCGAGCCGAGGCAGCCTGTACGCGGGTAGCGCGAGGCTTACGGATGTGCTCGTAGAACGCGAGACCAGCCTCAACGTTGTTGGCAAAGTCATACTCCTTGCCAAAGATGATGCCGAGAGccgcggcgtcctcgatggCCATGCAGGCGCCCTGGCTCTGGTGCGGCATCATTGGGTGAGCAGCGTCACCGAGAATGACAGTCTTGCCCTTGTGCCAGTAGGGGTAGGGCTGGTGAACGTAAAGGCGCCACGGCATGCGGTCGATCGAGTGCTCGATCAGGCCCTTGGCCAGAGGGTCCAGGCGGTTGTACATGCCGGCCATAATGTCCGAGACGGGCACCTCCTCGAAGACGAAACCTTCCTGGGTGTGGTTTGTCATTTCGGTAGGCATGAAGCAGTAGAACGAGACAATCTCGCCGTCCGAGCATGGCGACATGACAATCTTGTAGTAGCGGTTAATGTCGCCCTTTGTGAAACCGCCCCAGAACTGAATGGCGGGGTCGACGGCATCGGCCATGAGCCCGAATTTCTCAATATCCGACTTCTTGACGTTGCAGCGGTAACAAGTCTGTGGCGCACTACGCATTTGAGGAATGACGCCAATCTCCTTACGGAGAACGGAGCGAATACCGTCT contains the following coding sequences:
- a CDS encoding uncharacterized protein (FAD binding domain), which produces MSNPNWKQLNVAVVGGGLGGMAAAVALRRAGHKVSIYERRDFKVEVGASISCAYNGGQWLREWGVDVKRGKPVNLMKLTMRDWETGKILNQYDLDHYEQDWGLPYYMFHRVDMHEMLLECATSPDGEGEPATVVVDHIAKTLDYENGVVTFENGEVIKADVIIGSDGIRSVLRKEIGVIPQMRSAPQTCYRCNVKKSDIEKFGLMADAVDPAIQFWGGFTKGDINRYYKIVMSPCSDGEIVSFYCFMPTEMTNHTQEGFVFEEVPVSDIMAGMYNRLDPLAKGLIEHSIDRMPWRLYVHQPYPYWHKGKTVILGDAAHPMMPHQSQGACMAIEDAAALGIIFGKEYDFANNVEAGLAFYEHIRKPRATRVQAASARATENLNERIGFTSLSAPDAALAAKEGKLTVNEMNEYKMHDHIAKEAKHFSNLFSSPQTSPKALPSA